ATTATGGGCTTAGCTCCTTCTCTATACACATATACTTTGAGTGTTCTCTCCATTAATTCATAGCTCCTGGCAATTATACAATGAAGATATAATTAATACCAGTGTTAAGCAAAACTGAGTGTATCTCTATAAGAATCTTGCTTCATATATCATTGTTTCTTTCTGCACAAACATACAATTGCACATATCTGACATGTTTTTTGGAACAGTTACGTTTCTCAGAATACCCAGCAGAAGTTTCAACATCTAGAAATCGAGCAATTTCAACGAATTATTCTAAATCTTGTATgatgaatttatcttttatgaCTTGACAGAATGATAAATAACAACTCTCCCTCACCGTCCATCATACTATCATCACAAAGTTATCCATAAGAAATTTTCTTCCCGGAGATGCTTCTGAAACATGTTCCGAAACAAAATATAGAACCACAATGATCAAATGATACCTCTTGAACCTGGAAACATTTCGAAAAAGGGGAGCATAAAGATTTATGTCGTCGTTTACAATTGGTGCATTTTCAATCTCTGATCTGGTCTGCAGTAGCTCTTGATCAACAGCCGCAGACCACCTTGGCCTCTAGAAACCAGTCGGCAATGTTAGAACAGAACTCAAGAATATGATTAATAACTGAATAAGTCataaaatgagaaaaacaaGGCATTAAATCATTTACCATAGAACGATATGAGGCACGGTTCTGAAGCAATAACTCATTCATTTTAGAGATTGTTGTTGCTTCTACAGGTATTTGAGAACGTTTAGTCTCCTTGGGCATACTGCTGACAGAAGAATTATTTTCTactattttaacatcatcttgTGGTGGCTTGAACCTCTCATCCTCCGTGAATTCAGTTTCATCATAATCATTTGACAACATTGGAGGCGTAATATTTTGGCTCACTTTTGTTGGACTTGGAGGAGCCAAATGAGAAGGGGAATGAGAAACAGTATTGTTGTGAATACTCAGTCCTAGATTCCCTGTCTGACCTGTTGCATAACCATTATTTGATATCTCAATACTTTCTTCAGTGGAACTTTCATCAGTTACACCAAATTCTAAAGATCTGTTTGATTCACTCGCTGGTTCCGAGATTAAACCAGTGCTTGAATCAGTGTCTTTTACCTCAGAACTCTTGGTTATATCAACAATCTCAAGGGCATTTTCACCGGTAGAATTTTCTTGATTCAAAtaagtcatatttttaaacGTTTCAGAGTTGGATGGTAGGTCTGCAGCTTGGAATCCGGTGCTATCAGACGTTGGAATCTTGTTGCCAGAGAATACAGTGGGTTGAACAGCACCATATGGAAGTTCTAAATACTGGAATGCTAATATTATTGCAATTGTAACGCTGATAAACCCTAACAATCTCTTTCTTTCCAGctgaaatattgaaaataactCTTGACCCATTCTGCTAAAATTACTGAACAACTGTCGCTGTCCAATCGCCATAGCAACTCTGCAGAAGGAAAATGGTACAATTTTGGGTTATTCATGAgggattttcaaaattaataaaaggttGCATGAAATAGTTTGTTTCTTTGGATGGTTGTATCATCTTGTAAAAAGCTAAGAGTGGGTTAATTAGAAAAGGTCTACTCTGCTTACAGATTTACACAAAAAACTAAATAGTTTCTGTACTCTAGGTCGCTTCCTTTCTCCCCtataagaaaattaagttaTTGTAGTGTAAACCACCATTGTTGATAAACCTTCAAGTGTGTAAAACAGATACAGGGAATTCCCATCACATTTTGAAGGGTTCACTGTTACAAACTTCAAACCCAGTTTACGAAAAGATTTTTGGAGATAAAATGAACCTAAATGGTTGTTAGTGTACATGCGCAATTAAATACACTATTTAACTTCTTAAATGCACCCAATTTAAATGCAGGATGTCCCAAAAAATTGGCAATAGCAAAAATGGTACAAAGATTTTTGGAGATAAAATGAACCTAAATGGCAAACGTCGAGTTCCAAATTAGATGAATTGCTTCTCATTCGTTTTGCAGAAAGcataaaatgataaagaaaatcaaataactgagacagaaatgaaagaaaatgagaacTGAGAATACAGCAAGATAACTTTAACAACAGAACAAACAGCACTCAACTCCTCCTCAGGTTGCTCTAGTACAGTCACACAGACGACGTGAGATGAAAAGATTCCTGGGAATTACTTCACGTTTGAGTTAACTTGTAGATTTGAAGAAGGCCCAGTTGTAAAATTCGATCCCCAGATTATTTTAATTCCTCTCCCCTTTTTCAGGAAATTTCAAATCAACCACACACACACAACAAGGTCCCTGCTTccatattatcaaatattttatttgtaattggGATGTAAGAAATTAAAAGTACATGTTATAAATCTTCCATATTCCACGTTGAACCTAAAAGAACGCAAGTAAAATAATGTTAAAGACTGTACCCGGCATCTAAAGAGGACGCTGGAAGATTCTTTTCTGAACTCTGGTCATTGATGTTGGAAGTAGAAGCCACGAAGCAAAACAGGGACGGACTTGAACTTGATGGACCGTGATCCCTTTAAGATGCCTAACGCCACCAACTTCGACGTTTCGGCAGCAGCCATATTTTATAGTTCCTCTGTTTCTTCTCTATCTTTCTTCATCCGTAActgtaaaaagtaaaaacattaaCTTCACTTTCAAAACAAACGACAATTAGCAATTACTACTGTGTGGTACCGTTATCCGAGGTGTCGCAGTCATTCAAACTTGAACATTATCACAATTCCTTCTTTTATGACAGCCAAAATATCGTTCAAGttctatttgtttttgtttttttaaatccCATTTTCTACCAACTTAAttgataacattttattttgacaattatttattaatataatattatgttttattttaaagtgCTTCTTCCTCTATCTCACCactttcttcctgcacctccaaaaagGCTTTTATGTCTttggaattaaataaaaaaaaaaagatagtgCTAATTAAATGTTACACAATAAATTTTCACCAATCTTcatcaacaaaattaaatgaccTCATATCAAACATtcattattcttcttcttcttccttcactttgccttcttattcttcttcttcgcaTTTGTGATCCCGGTTATTAATTTGGCGATAGTCTTGCTCCTCCTTCGTGATGTGATTCTCGTGGTGGTCCCTGTTGCAGTGTTGTTTGTGCGTGAGATATGACATTGTGCATGAGGTGTGAGGTTTAGGTAAAACTTCTAATAAAATTTTCCAATAATTTTCGAAAACTGTTTAAGATGTcatcaatttttaaaagttgGCGGATTTCGAAAACCGTAAATTGCTTAATGGATTTTAAAAGTCAACTATTCCTTAACGAAAACAAGTTAATGAACTAATGAATTTCGAAAACAAGTtcgattaaatttttttttctattttgattttgtttttttgtttttatttaatttttataatattgtagcattttattattattattagtatttagtGAGTTATGGAGTAACCAACATGTTTATCATGTaggtaattattatttttaggtgTAATATTTTAAGATGTAAGTTGATGGACTCAAATAAAATTGAGCTTTGTGTCCgaagttttttctttcatttgaggatgattatataaataattttgcaattgataaaatattttttcacctGATGAGTTAATTAAATGGGTTTGAAAAATTgcatttaattttagatttgTTGTGATTATTAAAGGAGTGAGAAGTACAAAAAGTACAAACATGATGTTGAGCTCACTGTATCCGACACAAAAAAGTGTGAATGTCTCTTTAAGTTGAGGAGCAAACCTTATTCTAATGGAGAGAGTTGGATGTTAAAAGTAATATGGGATTTCACAACCACGAACTAGGAGAGAGGCAAGAACAACGTCACAACAGAAGAGACGAAAGGTAAAGAGAGCACACAAGGAGAGGAAAAGGAATAAAGGAATGGAGTGCAGGGTTTCAAATTTAAATGCAAATTTGAATGCACgcagaaaagtaaaaaaaaaaatatatttggtcAAGTAACCTTTACCTAGGGCAAACTGTGAGAGGAATATgttagtaaatataaaaaagagttGGAGGTGCAAGAAGAAAGTGGTGGGGTGTAGGAAAAGTACTCTTACATTTtacatgaagaaaaaaaagtatcattgaacatgtttttatttagatatcattccaaaatttattactaatttATTGAGTCTTGGAGAATTTCTATTGTATCAAAGGGAACCAACAATACTATCATATGGATAGAGTTATCAAAATAGGTTAAAATTTGCGAATGCGACTCATCATGAGTTTGGTCGAgattgagttaaaaaaatttataaatttcagcACAACCCAAAAATGAACCCGACCCATTAAGAACCCTGATCATCCTAGTTGAACTCGGTTCTCTCGTATTGAATCTGTGATGAGTTGGATTGACTCACCAACCtatctataaattataaatattaaattatattaaaaaaaggaaaatccTAAATACTCTTTTCTGTCtctaaatgtatttaaattgtattgtatttttgagattttatattatatttggagtttaacatcattgtGAATTATATTTggattgaattatttaaaatttaattagaaaaaattataatattttggggattaaaaaaattataattaaggaAATAAACTCATTTAACCTATCAAGTAGTGTTTGAATTTTTAGACTCATTTAAGTTTGATTAACTCAATAAGTAACCATCCCATAATGAATTGGACTAGATAACTCATAGCTCTACCGAATTCATGTTCTTCACCTCACCGGCAAAGAGCCAATTCAGAGCAAAAAAGAGACTCTTGCCCTTCGGACAGAGCTGTTCATACTGTGATGCTAGGCCGGGTGGGATTCTCTCTCTATCTAATATGAATAAAGTGATGAATCCAGTGGATCCTTTGCCACTTCCCTCAGTAGCTGGGAAGGCAGGCCCTGGGCTCATTGCTAAATTACATATGCTTTAGTAGTCCAACTTATTCATTTGATCACATCACTTAAAATACAACTCgttacacacatatatatagtcatcaaatataataactaccattattattactaaaataaaccACGTTAGGTAGAGAAATATAAATTCCCGCTACATTCCAATTTCAATACACCATATTTATATGTACACGATATATATGCCGCTGATCTGAAGCCATTTTGGTTAACCCAAATTCTGAACATAGAAGCACCAAGCCACTTTAACCCACACCTACATACATGGCCACTTCTTATAAACCATTCATATCGAATTGCTTCATTCAGAGAAGACCCTCCCATGTCTCACAAAAATCTCATCACTTCAACCTTCCACCCTTCCCTGCCTTCAAGGTAATGACagatatatttcttttagtttgctTTTCCCACTTTAACAGTAGTGAATGTGTGATTTTATTGAGCAGCCACTCAAGAAAATTCTGCCTGGACTCCCTTTACTAATTGATGTTCAAAAGACTATGACAGACGCTGCAGCTAAATTGCTTGAAGCTTTTGTAGATTCATTCTTTGAATTTGTTGATCAGCCACTGCTTCCATCTCAGGTACCTATACACGATAAGGAAGTGTTTCTGCTAGAATCAGACTTGCTGCATTCATGTAATACATATATAGGTTCTTTTAAGCCTCTAATCAACGTTGTTCCATTAACTGTGCAGAGTAACTTTGCTCCGGTGGAGGAGTTGGGTGAAGCCATACTTGTTACCAGCATCCAAGGATCAATTCCTGATGATTTTCCAGAGGGTGTTTACATTAGAAATGGTGGGGATTCCtttcaactttttattattaactcAACATCTTTCGAGTTTTATTAATAAGGTAAATAACTTCTATAAACTCCATTAACAAAAATGCGAATTTTACATTCCTTTCGGTCCTTAGCATtctacttttaatataatattgcgGAGAAAACAGTGAAAACGACATAAGCTAAAGTTGCAGGCTGCAGTACAACATATTCAAAATGTCAAGGCATATTATAGTGCACTGTAAGGTAGGAAGTCGCTGTTTGATTAGATTAATTAGTTGTTAATCTAGGATAAGTCTGCTTGCAATTTATTCATTAAACTTATAATTTACTTCTTCTGTTGCTGAATTACAGTTTAACTTTTATACGTAAAACCCCCTTAAAAGATATCTACACGTATAAATATTATCGATCTGTTCCCATTACATTCTTAACTTATATGAGATTTGCTACAGAGGTAAAA
This Vigna angularis cultivar LongXiaoDou No.4 chromosome 4, ASM1680809v1, whole genome shotgun sequence DNA region includes the following protein-coding sequences:
- the LOC108321854 gene encoding probable glycosyltransferase At5g03795; protein product: MAIGQRQLFSNFSRMGQELFSIFQLERKRLLGFISVTIAIILAFQYLELPYGAVQPTVFSGNKIPTSDSTGFQAADLPSNSETFKNMTYLNQENSTGENALEIVDITKSSEVKDTDSSTGLISEPASESNRSLEFGVTDESSTEESIEISNNGYATGQTGNLGLSIHNNTVSHSPSHLAPPSPTKVSQNITPPMLSNDYDETEFTEDERFKPPQDDVKIVENNSSVSSMPKETKRSQIPVEATTISKMNELLLQNRASYRSMRPRWSAAVDQELLQTRSEIENAPIVNDDINLYAPLFRNVSRFKRSYELMERTLKVYVYREGAKPIMHSPYLLGIYASEGWFMKQMEASKQFVTTDPKKAHLFYLPFSSRMLEETLYVQNSHSSRNLVQYLKNYVDMIAGKHNFWNRTGGGDHFLVACHDWAPTETKRNMARCLRALCNADVKEGFVLGKDVSLPETYVRSAQRPTRNLGGNRVSKRKTLAFFAGGMHGYLRPILLQHWENKDPDMKIFGILPKSKGNRNYIQYMKNSKYCICAKGYEVNSPRVVEAIFFECVPVIISDNFVPPFFEMLNWESFAVFVLEKDIPNLKSILLSIPQKRYLQMQMMVKKVQQHFLWHKSPVKYDIFHMILHSIWYNRVFTAKAR